A genomic region of Rhodococcus pyridinivorans contains the following coding sequences:
- a CDS encoding NAD(P)/FAD-dependent oxidoreductase, protein MAALANVEIVERCDAAGLVATADRSRVVGARIIRHADGSAEQVLDADLVVDATGRGSRASEWLGRQGCPQPRVDTVELDVGYATAVFRASSVALGSDRGIVMAPTPEHPRGAALLTLESDRCMVALIGVRGETVPATRRDYLEFARSLRYPDVYDAIADAEWVEDVVRYRFRASTWHRYDLLDRFPDAFLVLGDAFCSFDPIYAQGMTVAALEATAMGRLLDDHGPSAAVQRKLARVVDDAWAMSTGGDLAFPGVEGRRDPKTRIGNAYVPMVHAAAAYDTKVGTAFARVSGLLDPPSALMRPGIMARVVRQNISHSVAWPWRRADGSAMPPRRSSPGPAGPAARSSSLSRAGRMHT, encoded by the coding sequence TCGAGATCGTCGAACGGTGTGATGCCGCGGGTCTCGTCGCGACCGCGGACCGGAGCCGGGTGGTCGGTGCGCGGATCATCCGCCATGCCGACGGAAGCGCCGAGCAGGTGCTCGATGCCGACCTCGTCGTCGATGCGACCGGACGCGGATCCCGCGCCTCCGAATGGCTCGGGAGACAGGGCTGCCCGCAGCCCCGGGTCGACACCGTCGAACTCGATGTCGGCTACGCCACCGCGGTGTTCCGTGCGTCTTCGGTTGCACTCGGCAGCGACCGGGGCATCGTCATGGCGCCCACGCCCGAACATCCACGCGGTGCCGCCCTGCTCACCCTCGAATCAGATCGGTGCATGGTGGCCCTGATCGGGGTCCGCGGCGAAACCGTGCCGGCGACCCGGAGGGACTATCTCGAATTCGCACGGTCCCTGAGGTACCCGGACGTGTACGACGCGATCGCGGATGCCGAATGGGTCGAGGATGTCGTCCGGTATCGCTTCCGGGCGAGCACGTGGCATCGCTACGACCTTCTCGACCGATTTCCCGACGCATTCCTCGTCCTCGGCGACGCGTTCTGCAGTTTCGATCCGATCTATGCCCAGGGGATGACGGTCGCCGCCCTCGAAGCCACCGCAATGGGCCGCCTCCTCGACGACCACGGGCCGTCCGCTGCCGTTCAGCGGAAGCTCGCACGTGTCGTCGACGATGCCTGGGCGATGTCCACCGGTGGCGATCTCGCGTTCCCCGGTGTCGAGGGCCGGCGGGATCCGAAGACGAGGATCGGCAATGCATACGTACCAATGGTGCACGCGGCAGCCGCATACGACACGAAGGTGGGCACAGCGTTCGCCCGGGTGTCCGGACTGCTGGATCCCCCATCGGCATTGATGCGCCCAGGAATCATGGCACGTGTTGTCCGACAGAACATTTCGCATTCGGTCGCGTGGCCGTGGCGCCGAGCCGACGGATCCGCGATGCCGCCTCGCCGGTCGTCTCCGGGACCCGCCGGTCCGGCCGCACGATCTTCGTCCCTCTCGCGGGCCGGGCGCATGCACACGTAG
- a CDS encoding CGNR zinc finger domain-containing protein, which translates to MHLNPYGEYAVLLAASLAGDWPDDRAGIMARTREVGMTMDFPTAPDDHQRTREVIDDWLAVVDASDPRERARLLNEQMAAAAAYPRLTDHDGEGWHLHYRDEVQPLPDVLRAVISVGTALHLTTRGMHRLHRCAAADIPTNPCSAVVVDITRNGRQQYCSVRCANRAAVRRHRARAAQQRRPA; encoded by the coding sequence ATGCATCTCAACCCTTACGGCGAGTATGCGGTCCTCCTCGCGGCCTCACTGGCCGGCGACTGGCCCGACGATCGGGCCGGCATCATGGCCCGTACCCGCGAGGTGGGCATGACCATGGACTTCCCGACCGCGCCCGACGACCATCAGCGCACCCGTGAGGTCATAGACGACTGGCTCGCCGTCGTCGACGCGTCCGACCCCAGGGAACGTGCGCGCCTGCTCAACGAGCAGATGGCCGCCGCAGCGGCTTATCCCCGGCTGACCGATCACGACGGCGAGGGGTGGCACCTGCACTACCGCGACGAGGTCCAACCGCTCCCCGACGTACTGCGCGCGGTGATCAGCGTCGGCACGGCACTGCACCTCACCACTCGTGGAATGCACCGCCTCCACCGGTGCGCCGCAGCGGACATCCCGACCAACCCGTGCTCGGCCGTGGTCGTCGACATCACCCGCAACGGCCGCCAGCAGTACTGCTCCGTGCGCTGCGCGAACCGCGCTGCAGTGCGCCGGCACCGAGCGCGAGCGGCCCAGCAGCGTCGACCCGCATAG
- a CDS encoding pentapeptide repeat-containing protein produces MAARSTTRPPRIDAPDLGVLTDADGDELLAHGIFENSRYTDTDLTGRDLAGIILSECSLVAPIVADSDLTSARLRDTLVERMQAPNLFAPRSGLHRVHIRDSRIGALDLFDADLRSVTIADSKLGLVNLRAATGRDVLFRGCILDELDLGGGTFTRVAFEDCSVGVLDVDRATLDQVDLRGLRIDTIRNMGGMKGATISAHQAVELAGHFAAHLGLRIEDPS; encoded by the coding sequence ATGGCTGCTCGTTCCACCACCCGCCCGCCGAGGATCGACGCCCCGGACCTCGGCGTCCTCACCGACGCGGACGGCGACGAGTTGCTCGCGCACGGAATCTTCGAGAACAGCCGCTACACCGACACCGACCTGACGGGTCGCGATCTGGCCGGGATCATCCTGTCCGAATGTTCGCTCGTCGCACCGATCGTCGCCGACAGCGACCTCACGAGCGCACGCCTGCGCGACACTCTGGTCGAGCGCATGCAGGCACCAAATCTGTTCGCGCCGCGCAGCGGCCTGCACCGCGTGCACATCCGGGACAGCCGGATCGGTGCGCTGGACCTCTTCGACGCGGATCTGCGCAGCGTCACGATCGCGGATTCGAAACTCGGCCTGGTCAATCTGCGGGCCGCCACGGGACGCGACGTGCTCTTCCGCGGCTGCATCCTCGACGAACTGGATCTGGGAGGCGGCACGTTCACCCGCGTCGCCTTCGAGGACTGTTCCGTCGGCGTCCTCGACGTCGACCGCGCAACCCTCGACCAGGTGGATCTGCGCGGCCTGCGGATCGACACGATCCGCAACATGGGCGGTATGAAGGGTGCGACGATCAGCGCCCATCAGGCCGTCGAACTGGCAGGACACTTCGCCGCTCATCTCGGTCTGCGCATCGAAGACCCCTCCTGA
- a CDS encoding potassium channel family protein, translating to MARKPAADVVVVLGLGRFGKSLALELMAQGTEVLGIDASEAVIEKVSGRLTHAAVADTTDEESLRQLSVHEYGRAVVGIGSDLEASLLTASALINMAVPNVWAKAISNAHARILTQIGVHHVVRPEHDMGKRVAHLVRGRMMDYIEFDDGFAMVKTVAPAFAVGKPLSQTTIRSRYGVTVVAIKRPGEGFTYATADTVISPGDTIIVSGQARETERFAELA from the coding sequence TTGGCTAGGAAACCGGCCGCCGATGTCGTCGTCGTCCTGGGGCTCGGACGATTCGGCAAATCGCTTGCGCTCGAACTGATGGCTCAGGGCACCGAGGTGCTCGGTATCGATGCGAGCGAAGCGGTGATCGAGAAGGTGTCGGGCCGGCTCACACACGCCGCCGTCGCCGACACCACCGACGAGGAATCACTTCGGCAGTTGTCGGTGCACGAATACGGCCGGGCGGTCGTGGGGATCGGGTCCGACCTCGAGGCGAGCCTCCTCACTGCCTCGGCGTTGATCAACATGGCGGTACCGAACGTGTGGGCCAAGGCGATCAGCAACGCGCACGCCCGGATCCTCACCCAGATCGGTGTGCATCACGTCGTGCGACCCGAGCACGACATGGGCAAACGCGTTGCGCACCTGGTGCGTGGGCGGATGATGGACTACATCGAGTTCGACGACGGCTTCGCCATGGTCAAGACGGTCGCACCGGCATTCGCCGTAGGAAAGCCTTTGTCGCAGACGACGATCCGAAGCCGTTACGGCGTGACGGTGGTGGCGATCAAGCGACCGGGGGAGGGATTCACCTACGCCACGGCCGACACCGTGATCTCTCCCGGCGACACGATCATCGTCTCCGGGCAGGCGCGCGAGACCGAACGGTTCGCCGAACTGGCGTGA
- a CDS encoding TrkH family potassium uptake protein: MVSAPIRRLANRLTHSPARVVALGFAAAIAVGTVLLLTPAATQSGTGAGVMAALFTATSATCLTGLIVVDTPTHWSGFGQGVIVGLIQVGGLGIMTMASLIGLVLADRIGLKARLNAAAEVRTSGLGDVRSVVVGVVRTSVLIETVVASALALRFAVGYDETPARAVWLGVFHAISAFNNAGFALYSDNIVGFAADPWICVPLMIAVILGGIGFPVLFELGRHLRGHRKRWSLHTRLTVVVTAVLLVVGPLLVLALEWNHTLQGHDWGAKLLTATFQGVMPRTAGFNSVDYAQVDNATLLVTDVLMFIGGGSGGTAGGIKVTTFALLLFVIAAEVRGEKSVTVFDRRIDPRLQRQALAVALIGVALVMVPTLVLLAGTAFDLDVLLFEVTSAFATVGLSTGITAQLPSWGQLILVALMYLGRIGPITLVSALAARDRGRRYELPTERPFIG, encoded by the coding sequence GTGGTGTCCGCGCCGATCCGGCGCCTCGCGAACCGGTTGACGCACAGCCCGGCCAGGGTGGTGGCGCTGGGCTTCGCCGCAGCGATCGCGGTGGGCACGGTGCTGCTGCTGACCCCGGCCGCGACGCAGTCGGGTACCGGAGCAGGCGTGATGGCGGCGCTGTTCACCGCGACCTCCGCGACGTGCCTGACCGGCCTGATCGTCGTGGACACGCCCACCCACTGGTCCGGATTCGGGCAGGGTGTGATCGTCGGGCTGATCCAGGTGGGTGGACTCGGCATCATGACGATGGCCTCGTTGATCGGTTTGGTGCTGGCCGACCGGATCGGCCTGAAGGCCCGGCTCAACGCTGCGGCGGAGGTTCGTACGTCCGGACTCGGCGACGTCCGCAGTGTCGTCGTCGGTGTGGTGCGTACCAGCGTGCTCATCGAAACCGTCGTGGCGTCGGCCCTGGCGCTCCGTTTCGCCGTGGGCTACGACGAAACCCCGGCCCGAGCGGTGTGGCTGGGGGTCTTCCACGCGATCTCGGCGTTCAACAACGCGGGGTTCGCTCTCTATAGCGACAACATCGTCGGGTTCGCCGCCGATCCGTGGATCTGTGTGCCGTTGATGATCGCGGTGATCCTCGGTGGCATCGGGTTTCCGGTGCTGTTCGAACTCGGCAGGCACCTGAGAGGACACCGGAAGCGCTGGTCGCTGCATACCCGGTTGACGGTGGTGGTGACCGCGGTGCTTCTGGTGGTGGGCCCGCTGCTGGTCCTGGCGCTCGAATGGAATCACACTCTGCAGGGGCACGATTGGGGCGCGAAGCTTCTCACGGCCACCTTCCAGGGCGTCATGCCGCGCACCGCGGGGTTCAACAGCGTCGACTACGCCCAGGTGGACAACGCGACATTGCTGGTGACCGATGTACTGATGTTCATCGGAGGCGGGAGCGGCGGCACCGCCGGCGGTATCAAGGTCACGACGTTCGCCCTGCTGTTGTTCGTCATCGCCGCCGAGGTCCGGGGCGAGAAGTCCGTGACGGTGTTCGATCGGCGCATCGATCCGCGTCTCCAACGCCAGGCCCTGGCGGTGGCGTTGATCGGTGTGGCGCTGGTGATGGTGCCGACACTCGTGCTTCTCGCCGGTACCGCATTCGACCTCGACGTACTGCTGTTCGAGGTCACCTCGGCGTTCGCGACCGTGGGGCTGTCCACCGGCATCACCGCTCAGTTGCCGTCCTGGGGACAACTGATCCTGGTGGCGCTGATGTATCTGGGCCGGATCGGACCCATCACGCTCGTCAGTGCATTGGCGGCCCGAGACCGTGGTCGCCGCTACGAACTACCCACAGAAAGGCCCTTCATTGGCTAG
- a CDS encoding MFS transporter, with amino-acid sequence MSRTDISTPRMDRRLVAVMALASGLVVANSYYAQPLVGAIAETFDASTAEVGLVVTAGQIGYALGLAFLVPVGDMVERRTLLRWMLLVTAAGLLVMAWSPDWRILAACAVLVGTGSVVGQVLVPFAASLARDDERGRVIGNVMTGLLLGILLSRVVAGLIAEVAGWRAVFVCAAVLMLLTVLLIRTLPESVPTTDAGYRAVLASVLRLMSAEAVLRQRIAYGALTYASFGVFWTSVGFLLSGPGYGWSDARIGMFTLFGVAGALAARVAGALADRGYARRQTGFFVAVTAASFVLLAVGERHVVALAIGVALLDLGIQGTHISNQSLIYPLRSDARSRLNTAYMTCYFLAGSLGSVLSTLAYFGGGWKAVCVLGAVFPTCGLGLWIREMQGVRRARTCVPVEQAGNA; translated from the coding sequence ATGTCACGCACCGATATCTCGACGCCTCGCATGGATCGCCGACTCGTCGCGGTGATGGCCCTTGCCTCGGGGTTGGTGGTGGCCAACAGCTATTACGCGCAACCGCTGGTCGGCGCCATCGCCGAGACCTTCGACGCCTCCACTGCCGAGGTCGGGCTCGTGGTCACGGCAGGACAGATCGGGTACGCGCTCGGCCTGGCGTTCCTCGTTCCCGTCGGGGACATGGTCGAACGACGGACACTCCTACGCTGGATGCTCCTCGTCACCGCTGCCGGTTTGCTGGTCATGGCGTGGTCGCCGGACTGGCGGATCCTGGCGGCGTGCGCCGTCCTGGTCGGTACGGGATCGGTCGTGGGCCAGGTGCTGGTGCCTTTCGCGGCGAGTCTCGCCCGCGACGACGAGCGCGGACGTGTCATCGGCAACGTCATGACCGGTCTGTTGCTGGGCATCCTGCTGTCCCGCGTGGTGGCAGGACTGATCGCCGAGGTGGCAGGCTGGCGGGCGGTGTTCGTATGCGCAGCGGTGCTGATGCTGCTCACCGTGCTGTTGATCCGCACCCTGCCGGAGTCGGTCCCCACCACCGATGCCGGGTACCGTGCGGTGCTGGCCTCGGTACTCCGACTGATGTCCGCCGAAGCCGTTCTGCGGCAACGGATCGCGTACGGCGCACTGACGTACGCGTCGTTCGGGGTGTTCTGGACGAGCGTGGGATTCCTCCTCTCCGGACCGGGATACGGGTGGTCCGATGCGCGCATCGGGATGTTCACCCTCTTCGGGGTCGCGGGTGCGTTGGCCGCCCGTGTGGCGGGTGCTCTCGCCGACCGGGGATATGCGCGTCGCCAGACCGGATTCTTCGTCGCCGTCACCGCGGCGAGTTTCGTGCTGCTCGCCGTCGGGGAGCGTCACGTCGTCGCGCTGGCGATCGGGGTCGCACTGCTCGATCTGGGGATCCAGGGAACACACATCAGCAACCAGAGTCTGATCTACCCGCTTCGGTCCGACGCTCGAAGTCGCCTCAACACCGCCTACATGACCTGCTACTTCCTCGCAGGATCGCTCGGGAGTGTGCTGTCCACCCTCGCGTACTTCGGTGGAGGCTGGAAAGCGGTGTGCGTGCTGGGGGCAGTCTTCCCCACCTGTGGTCTCGGGCTCTGGATTCGCGAGATGCAGGGCGTGAGGCGTGCGCGGACATGCGTTCCCGTCGAACAGGCCGGGAACGCCTGA